In Polyodon spathula isolate WHYD16114869_AA chromosome 27, ASM1765450v1, whole genome shotgun sequence, one DNA window encodes the following:
- the borcs8 gene encoding BLOC-1-related complex subunit 8 isoform X2, with protein MEDQEMQLKVKRVTDKFTDSMYVLANEPSVALYRLQEHVRRSLPELVQHKTDMQSWEEQSQGAIYSVEYACSAVKSMTNSSLYFKSIEALLRQTIHLKDQMSASQGRRKRPADPSSQKDGGERQSSGLC; from the exons ATGGAGGACCAGGAGATGCAGCTTAAAGTGAAAAGAG TAACAGATAAATTCACCGACAGTATGTACGTCCTGGCGAATGAGCCGTCGGTAGCTCTCTATAGATTACAGGAGCACGTCAGGAGGTCTCTGCCCGAACTCGTCCAGCACAAG ACAGATATGCAGAGCTGGGAGGAGCAGAGCCAGGGTGCTATCTACTCTGTGGAATATGCgtgcag TGCTGTGAAAAGCATGACCAACAGCAGCTTGTACTTCAAGAGCATTGAGGCTCTGCTCCGGCAGACCATCCACCTCAAGGACCAGATGAGCGCTTCTCAGGGACGCAG AAAAAGACCTGCAGATCCTTCTTCGCAGAAGGATGGCGGAGAGAGGCAAAGTTCTGGACTGTGCTGA
- the LOC121301652 gene encoding transmembrane protein 221-like: protein MPSSYSQRSLTVLTFLGILSAIMSALSVILIFQLQSNQAGIKDVTSPPSGIPAEISGVLLPVAAVLTALSLTLNLSSVMVCLLHGYFATEICREGVDSDRADWFLLDSRAIRHIAIGLFCLGVLLYLTALSIYMLMLFEIETGIASACILSSGVLVLLIIMVHSLLKASRTAKNYRSELPNTMFQNDHGNCNATPATEPSGGVRETQKPRARPEIHRQFSYPPCSDDKQLLYASPSGSHLTSTTGSHRADSSAPRMHRTLSAESGLLQGQAQPWNGINSEMRTVLARKSGGTGKDSTLV from the exons ATGCCTTCGAGCTACAGCCAGCGCTCATTGACGGTTCTTACGTTCCTTGGGATTCTCTCAGCGATCATGTCGGCTTTGTCCGTCATCCTGATTTTTCAGCTGCAGTCGAACCAGGCTGGAATTAAGGATGTTACCTCGCCCCCCTCGGGAATCCCGGCCGAGATCTCCGGGGTTCTCCTGCCTGTGGCCGCTGTCCTCACCGCCCTGTCCCTGACACTAAACCTCAGCTCGGTGATGGTCTGTCTGCTGCACGGTTACTTTGCCACGGAGATCTGCAGAGAAGGCGTCGATTCTGACAG GGCAGACTGGTTCCTATTGGACAGCAGAGCGATCCGTCATATAGCCATTGGCCTGTTTTGTCTGGGGGTCTTGCTTTACCTGACAG CTCTCTCCATCTACATGCTGATGCTGTTCGAGATCGAGACTGGCATTGCCAGCGCCTGCATCCTGTCCTCGGGGGTCTTAGTGCTGCTTATTATCATGGTACATTCCCTGCTGAAGGCATCGCGCACGGCCAAGAACTACCGCTCGGAGCTCCCCAACACCATGTTCCAGAACGACCACGGCAACTGCAACGCCACGCCAGCCACGGAGCCCAGTGGCGGCGTCAGGGAGACACAGAAGCCGCGGGCTCGTCCGGAAATCCACCGCCAGTTCTCCTACCCACCCTGCAGCGACGACAAGCAGCTGCTGTACGCCTCCCCCTCCGGGAGCCACCTGACCTCCACCACGGGAAGCCACAGGGCCGACAGCAGTGCGCCACGGATGCACAGGACACTGTCGGCAGAGTCGGGCTTGTTGCAGGGGCAGGCTCAGCCGTGGAACGGGATCAACAGCGAGATGAGGACTGTGCTGGCCAGGAAGTCTGGAGGCACTGGGAAAGACTCTACCCTGGTCTGA
- the borcs8 gene encoding BLOC-1-related complex subunit 8 isoform X1: MEDQEMQLKVKRVTDKFTDSMYVLANEPSVALYRLQEHVRRSLPELVQHKTDMQSWEEQSQGAIYSVEYACSAVKSMTNSSLYFKSIEALLRQTIHLKDQMSASQGRSDVSVSSSAIASQPIPPPPPPSS, from the exons ATGGAGGACCAGGAGATGCAGCTTAAAGTGAAAAGAG TAACAGATAAATTCACCGACAGTATGTACGTCCTGGCGAATGAGCCGTCGGTAGCTCTCTATAGATTACAGGAGCACGTCAGGAGGTCTCTGCCCGAACTCGTCCAGCACAAG ACAGATATGCAGAGCTGGGAGGAGCAGAGCCAGGGTGCTATCTACTCTGTGGAATATGCgtgcag TGCTGTGAAAAGCATGACCAACAGCAGCTTGTACTTCAAGAGCATTGAGGCTCTGCTCCGGCAGACCATCCACCTCAAGGACCAGATGAGCGCTTCTCAGGGACGCAG TGACGTGAGTGTTAGTTCCAGTGCCATTGCTAGCCAGCCCATTCCACCTCCTCCACCCCCCTCCTCCTGA
- the borcs8 gene encoding BLOC-1-related complex subunit 8 isoform X4 — translation MEDQEMQLKVKRVTDKFTDSMYVLANEPSVALYRLQEHVRRSLPELVQHKTDMQSWEEQSQGAIYSVEYACSAVKSMTNSSLYFKSIEALLRQTIHLKDQMSASQGRR, via the exons ATGGAGGACCAGGAGATGCAGCTTAAAGTGAAAAGAG TAACAGATAAATTCACCGACAGTATGTACGTCCTGGCGAATGAGCCGTCGGTAGCTCTCTATAGATTACAGGAGCACGTCAGGAGGTCTCTGCCCGAACTCGTCCAGCACAAG ACAGATATGCAGAGCTGGGAGGAGCAGAGCCAGGGTGCTATCTACTCTGTGGAATATGCgtgcag TGCTGTGAAAAGCATGACCAACAGCAGCTTGTACTTCAAGAGCATTGAGGCTCTGCTCCGGCAGACCATCCACCTCAAGGACCAGATGAGCGCTTCTCAGGGACGCAGGTAG
- the rfxank gene encoding DNA-binding protein RFXANK isoform X2, producing MMTKYTRGDSESTDMDGKKCPMQTKEDTPPTEDCKDQGKIDDTRLEPPDTETQGTDPEDSDPMNETIVLHLYPMHQSCLDQDQLTGLGNGLEDSSDPRRSEGLNKHSTTLTNRQRGNEATAPPATLDSLSVHQLAAQGEIAKLDEHICKDDSLLSKQDERGFTPLMWAAAFGEVATVTYLLEKGADPRVLARERESALSLASSGGYTDIVNTLLKHHVEINTYDWNGGTPLLYAVRGNHVKCVESLLGRGADLTMEADSGYSPMDLAVALGHKKVQQAIETHILNLLKRKE from the exons ATGATGACTAAATACACACGCGGAGATTCTGAATCTACAGATATGGATGGAAAGAAATGTCCAATGCAAACGAAGGAGGACACCCCTCCCACTGAAGACTGCAAGGACCAGGGGAAGATTGATGACACGCGCTTGGAACCCCCAGACACTGAGACCCAGGGGACAGATCCAGAGGATTCTGATCCAATGAACGAAACTATCGTGCTCCACCTGTACCCCATGCACCAGTCTTGCCTTGACCAGGATCAGCTCACTGGCCTGGGCAACG GCTTGGAGGATTCCTCGGACCCCAGGAGAAGCGAGGGTCTCAACAAACACTCGACCACCCTCACCAACCGGCAACGCGGCAACGAAGCCACGGCACCACCTGCCACCCTTGACT CTCTTTCAGTACACCAACTGGCAGCTCAAGGAGAAATCGCCAAGCTGGATGAGCACATCTGCAAGG ATGACTCACTGCTCAGCAAACAGGATGAACGGGGCTTCACCCCTCTCATGTGGGCTGCTGCGTTTGGGGAGGTTGCAACGGTCACCTACCTGCTGGAAAAG gGTGCTGATCCCAGAGTTCTAGCTCGGGAGCGTGAGAGCGCCCTGTCCCTAGCCAGCTCTGGGGGTTACACAGACATCGTCAACACTCTGCTCAAACACCACGTGGAGATCAACACTTACGACTGG aatggaGGAACTCCTCTTCTCTATGCGGTGCGTGGGAACCATGTGAAGTGTGTAGAGTCTCTGCTGG GCCGGGGAGCAGACCTGACCATGGAGGCAGACTCCGGATACAGCCCCATGGATTTAGCTGTGGCTCTGGGACACAAGAAGG
- the rfxank gene encoding DNA-binding protein RFXANK isoform X3 gives MDGKKCPMQTKEDTPPTEDCKDQGKIDDTRLEPPDTETQGTDPEDSDPMNETIVLHLYPMHQSCLDQDQLTGLGNGLEDSSDPRRSEGLNKHSTTLTNRQRGNEATAPPATLDSLSVHQLAAQGEIAKLDEHICKDDSLLSKQDERGFTPLMWAAAFGEVATVTYLLEKFCALLSPGVSVCLQGADPRVLARERESALSLASSGGYTDIVNTLLKHHVEINTYDWNGGTPLLYAVRGNHVKCVESLLGRGADLTMEADSGYSPMDLAVALGHKKVQQAIETHILNLLKRKE, from the exons ATGGATGGAAAGAAATGTCCAATGCAAACGAAGGAGGACACCCCTCCCACTGAAGACTGCAAGGACCAGGGGAAGATTGATGACACGCGCTTGGAACCCCCAGACACTGAGACCCAGGGGACAGATCCAGAGGATTCTGATCCAATGAACGAAACTATCGTGCTCCACCTGTACCCCATGCACCAGTCTTGCCTTGACCAGGATCAGCTCACTGGCCTGGGCAACG GCTTGGAGGATTCCTCGGACCCCAGGAGAAGCGAGGGTCTCAACAAACACTCGACCACCCTCACCAACCGGCAACGCGGCAACGAAGCCACGGCACCACCTGCCACCCTTGACT CTCTTTCAGTACACCAACTGGCAGCTCAAGGAGAAATCGCCAAGCTGGATGAGCACATCTGCAAGG ATGACTCACTGCTCAGCAAACAGGATGAACGGGGCTTCACCCCTCTCATGTGGGCTGCTGCGTTTGGGGAGGTTGCAACGGTCACCTACCTGCTGGAAAAG TTCTGTGCTCTCCTCTCTCCGGgggtctctgtctgtctccaggGTGCTGATCCCAGAGTTCTAGCTCGGGAGCGTGAGAGCGCCCTGTCCCTAGCCAGCTCTGGGGGTTACACAGACATCGTCAACACTCTGCTCAAACACCACGTGGAGATCAACACTTACGACTGG aatggaGGAACTCCTCTTCTCTATGCGGTGCGTGGGAACCATGTGAAGTGTGTAGAGTCTCTGCTGG GCCGGGGAGCAGACCTGACCATGGAGGCAGACTCCGGATACAGCCCCATGGATTTAGCTGTGGCTCTGGGACACAAGAAGG
- the borcs8 gene encoding BLOC-1-related complex subunit 8 isoform X3 produces the protein MEDQEMQLKVKRVTDKFTDSMYVLANEPSVALYRLQEHVRRSLPELVQHKTDMQSWEEQSQGAIYSVEYACSAVKSMTNSSLYFKSIEALLRQTIHLKDQMSASQGRR, from the exons ATGGAGGACCAGGAGATGCAGCTTAAAGTGAAAAGAG TAACAGATAAATTCACCGACAGTATGTACGTCCTGGCGAATGAGCCGTCGGTAGCTCTCTATAGATTACAGGAGCACGTCAGGAGGTCTCTGCCCGAACTCGTCCAGCACAAG ACAGATATGCAGAGCTGGGAGGAGCAGAGCCAGGGTGCTATCTACTCTGTGGAATATGCgtgcag TGCTGTGAAAAGCATGACCAACAGCAGCTTGTACTTCAAGAGCATTGAGGCTCTGCTCCGGCAGACCATCCACCTCAAGGACCAGATGAGCGCTTCTCAGGGACGCAG ATGA
- the rfxank gene encoding DNA-binding protein RFXANK isoform X1, with product MMTKYTRGDSESTDMDGKKCPMQTKEDTPPTEDCKDQGKIDDTRLEPPDTETQGTDPEDSDPMNETIVLHLYPMHQSCLDQDQLTGLGNGLEDSSDPRRSEGLNKHSTTLTNRQRGNEATAPPATLDSLSVHQLAAQGEIAKLDEHICKDDSLLSKQDERGFTPLMWAAAFGEVATVTYLLEKFCALLSPGVSVCLQGADPRVLARERESALSLASSGGYTDIVNTLLKHHVEINTYDWNGGTPLLYAVRGNHVKCVESLLGRGADLTMEADSGYSPMDLAVALGHKKVQQAIETHILNLLKRKE from the exons ATGATGACTAAATACACACGCGGAGATTCTGAATCTACAGATATGGATGGAAAGAAATGTCCAATGCAAACGAAGGAGGACACCCCTCCCACTGAAGACTGCAAGGACCAGGGGAAGATTGATGACACGCGCTTGGAACCCCCAGACACTGAGACCCAGGGGACAGATCCAGAGGATTCTGATCCAATGAACGAAACTATCGTGCTCCACCTGTACCCCATGCACCAGTCTTGCCTTGACCAGGATCAGCTCACTGGCCTGGGCAACG GCTTGGAGGATTCCTCGGACCCCAGGAGAAGCGAGGGTCTCAACAAACACTCGACCACCCTCACCAACCGGCAACGCGGCAACGAAGCCACGGCACCACCTGCCACCCTTGACT CTCTTTCAGTACACCAACTGGCAGCTCAAGGAGAAATCGCCAAGCTGGATGAGCACATCTGCAAGG ATGACTCACTGCTCAGCAAACAGGATGAACGGGGCTTCACCCCTCTCATGTGGGCTGCTGCGTTTGGGGAGGTTGCAACGGTCACCTACCTGCTGGAAAAG TTCTGTGCTCTCCTCTCTCCGGgggtctctgtctgtctccaggGTGCTGATCCCAGAGTTCTAGCTCGGGAGCGTGAGAGCGCCCTGTCCCTAGCCAGCTCTGGGGGTTACACAGACATCGTCAACACTCTGCTCAAACACCACGTGGAGATCAACACTTACGACTGG aatggaGGAACTCCTCTTCTCTATGCGGTGCGTGGGAACCATGTGAAGTGTGTAGAGTCTCTGCTGG GCCGGGGAGCAGACCTGACCATGGAGGCAGACTCCGGATACAGCCCCATGGATTTAGCTGTGGCTCTGGGACACAAGAAGG